CATTAATGCTATGTGGGccagaagaggaagaggaaggtAAGAAAGTTGTAAATATTCTGAATATGTTGTCAGAAAAGCATGTTATTGCCTTTCTACCATAAATGGATCAACACAGAAACCCATCTCCCACCATCAAATTAAAACCACtcccttattatttcaaaatgtcataaaaaaacaatattgcAAATTGACTtgccatttatttatttaattgaggTCTGATTTACTCTATTCCGTTTGGTGTAAGCATTtgtctcaaaaaataaaaagagtgaATATGTGGCTGCTGGGATTCGAGCCCAGGTCTCCACGGCCACAACGTGGAATTCTTACCACTAAACTACAGCCACTTTGTTGTTCAAactttatgattaaataagaTAAAGTCATCAAATTCCAAGAAGCATAGTGTAATGTGCTTAaccatatttataaaatatcctTGGAAGTGTTAATTGAAAGAGAACTGGAAATGTAGCTAGAGCATGAAAAGGTTGCTTTTGAGGATTCCAACCCCCCCCATATTCCATTAAAAAACTTTTCACGTTGTGGAAATTAAGGCAATTCATAATAATGATAGAGTACCTGAAACCAATTAAGTATCCACCCAATCACTTCCTAATTGCTATTCTCAAGATTGATGGATGAcctttgtgtgtgtgtatatatatatatatatttttcctaattaattagtttcttgatatatgttccataaaataaacaacattgtcctataattttttatagtatataaGCTTGCAAACATAATGGGTTTTTCACATATGTGAGACGTCCATTCTCCAATGGGTCAACCAAAAACAATAGTAAATAGAGATAAttctctcttgaaatttggtataactatacataaatattttataatttaaaaaaattatatatagtattgtTGACGTTTGTTGGTATCAGCAAAATAATGGAATGAAAATCCATACTTACCCTCATCAATCTCTATTGTTGacttattatatgcacacTAAACCCTAGGGTCTATGCGTTCCATGGTCTTTCATTTGTGAATAGTAATAATTTGATTGTTATATAAAAGAGTTATATCTCgatctttttatttacatttttgaGGGGTGTAAGAAAAATAGCAAGAACAAAAGTTTAGTACGTAGAATGGTGGTATCAAACAATTTATAGGTTTTGTGTATTACATCTTCATTTAGTTAAAAAGTTAGGGGAAAACAATATGATTAAACCCAcagaaggagaagaagaagctgTTGTAGGAAAAGAGAGGATTAGGTAGTTGGAAGAGAAGCAGCTTTAGTACAAAGTGTAACCACCTTGAGGTAATAACAACGACAAAAGACGACATATAACCACTGCCACCGGCAGCACTGCTCCTCTTTATGATCCTCGTAAAGTCGCAAACCAACCCCGAAAAGCGTTGTTTGCTGTAAACTTAGACGATGTCGTACAATAATTTAGTTTCATATTTAAGTCCatttaaattgagtttgaTGGGCTGACtgtatttatttccttttttgcagcgttttatttattaaatattaaatgattcaCTTAAATACTTTTGGACAGGCGGGACgtttaatattatacttaaatttattgaaatggaCCCTAATTTCTTGATGGACAACGTTTGTTGTTCAGTTGGAGGTTTCACTCAGTGTCAGTGTCGGCCCAGCAAAGTGTTTTGGTTTCACAATTTATAACCACTTCCAAGTAATGGCCCAGCCCAATCAAAAGCCAGGTTGAACTctttatatatcaaaatttgctgaattACAGACAAATGATCATGACAACATTGTTTACCACAAGCTTTCCTTCTTAGTCACAAAAAATGGCCATGTTCAGACATCCTTTCCTAGCTTGTCCCAAATTAAGAATTAGCATAGcactatatttttcttgaaatgagTATTTTCCCTTCTTTGGCcttattatactaatattttaaaataaacaaaagaaaagggagtAATTATCTTAGAATTGTGAGTATGATAAGTACAGGTGGCActgaaaattaatgaaatcagGCAAAAATCAGTAGATGTCGACATTGACACATGTTGAGATGTGGCAGCACGTGAATAGTTTCCTTCGTTTCCGGTCTCTTTCTCTTTCCAATTCCTTTTCAAGATTACCACTTTGATTTCTTCGAAATTCGCTTCATGTCCTTCTAATTTCTGATGTCTATGGATAACAGTTGTCACCATCCAACTGGATGCACCAGATGAAATCAGATATAgctttggattttttttttacgacatttataattgttattgttgattGTGTAtagtaattatgttaaatcattgttaattaattaatattctgaTGTAATGatgtgttatttttattataacattTTCCAGAACacacatatactatatatatattttgtaagttTAGAAGCAATAATTGGAATTTCGATCCCTAgtttatttctataatattatgtgttgtcgcatcaattttttgtgatccCAAAACGCTCTTCGACTTTCAAGTTTTACAAACTTAATTGCtctattgatatattttatattcttcatttttatttattaatttataatatattttaaaattttgaaaattatttattatatacactgATTAAAAATGGCGTGCCACACAACTCATAATGAAACTATCGCGATTACGAACGCACAACTAAAAACTACCATTTGTGTAGTCGTCATCGATCATTCATTGAATTAGTAAACCAGAAGGCATAATTAGGCAGTTAGCTTAGCTGAGATATTAAGTTCACTTGATAATCTCTCattaaagatattaataattgcacAATACCAATTAATATACGgtgcatttattaattttaaaatatattttttaatttaaaattaccaacatatttaatttgatgaatcatatttatcaagataaaaaaaagggaCAATTACACTCCGTCAAAACAATAtcaccctcatacgtctttaTACATTAATGCATGAGGATAATTTAGCCCTATGCGTCTTCGCGCATTAATATATTAGCATAATCtagctagaaaaaaattatttgatctgttgtaaattagtataaatcaatcaaaagtaaatattaatttttatttaaattatttttttattaatatcaataaatttaataaattgacgaataaaaaaacttatttgttagatgtaaGTAAACTTCAAAGGTACTACATTATGTATTTACACCAAATTAAAGGGAatatagtgtaattatctaaaaaagaaaaaacaaaaaacaaagacCCAAACCCTCGTTCAGACACAAGAAGTTATACTGAAGTAATTAATTTACGCACGTATATTACATCACATGAACACACCTCAAATTCACACTCATCGGAGGTAGAAAAGCAAACTTCATAATTACATATGCTTCACTCGATCGATACATCCATCCCTTGCCATCATGATTTCCATATATAGTACTGAAATTAGAATCATCATCACTACTTGACACACACTTTGTTATTTATTCGAAATATAGACGACGATCGACGgttgtggtggtggtggtggttaaAAGAGGTGGTGGTGCTTCTTTCCCTCAGccttctcttcttcctccttagCTTCCTTCTTCTCGTGATGCTCATGGAACACATACCCACCGGCTCCCACCGCTGCCGCTGCCGCTATCTCCTCCTCTATTTTGTGCCTGTGCTTGTGCTCCGGATCCTTCTTCGCCTCATGCTTCTCGTACTGATCATCATTTCCATCAACAATATCATCACGCGCGCGTTGATTAACGATTTATATTGGGCATTTATTAggattttgcaaaaattagggttcatgaagaaaaacaaacaacgTACGTACCAAGGCAAAAGCACCGGCAGCAGCAGCTCCCATCTCGCCGAGGTGTTCCTTATGCTTGTGGTGCTTCTTCTCCTTCTCATACTCATCAATCTTATCCTGGTCAGGGACGTTGAATCCAACGGTTTCTGTAGTCTCATAGTACTCACCGGGGCCGCCGCTGCCGTAGGCGGTTTCCGAGTATGTCACCGCCTCGACGGGCTTCTCCTCCTCGTTGTGGTGGTGGaagaggtggtggtggtgcttCTCTTCAGCCATGTTGAAGATTGAACTGATCTTAATTTGTGTATACAAAGAGATTTAACACTGCACTAGTTAGTTACTTTGTGACTTGTGTTGAAAAATAGAGGCCAAATATGGCAGTATTTATAAGTGCGGAGTTGCATCGTCCAGGGTATAAAATATCGGCAAAATTGCAATGTTGTTCCCACAAGAATGAaacatttcaattttgatcctgcattttataaaattttagttttgaccCCAATTCATGTTTAAATTTGCACTAttagtcaaaaaaatatatcaaatttagtttttttttttactccaccattaaaaactaaaagcaTAACACGTGTTCTTCATGTAGCcagtgattttttattttttaatttttataatgaccCTTCCTCATATACATGTTAAAAACCAAATCAATAGTTACAACAGTAAAAGAATTCCAGTGTCCCTAAATCATTTGTTGGTCTTTTCGGAAACCTCTCGAAACCTATTCAATTTTTGCATAAAACACTTGAAAGACGAAAATTTCGCGAGAATTTATAGTGGATAAGAGATGATTTAGAACTTAGTAATTCTTTTCACTATTATGGTGGTTGATATTGGGTTTTTattacatgcatgcatgtgagCGTTCCGCCATGAACCTTCTAAAAATCACTAACTAATGACCATATGAATAACACGTGGGTTGTGCCATTAATTAGAAGACTCTAAAGGTAcgttaaaatcaaattttataaaatatgggatcaaaattgaaattgccCAATCTTAGAAGACTAATATTGAAATGTTGCCTAAAATATGGGACATAGTTGGATGCATGAATGGAGAATTAGTTGGAGTTGGAGGGTTGGGATGTTCCCACATTTCACGGATTTGTATCTAGGCCTCACAGCAACTGGATCCGAATTAACTCAGGAGATGCTCATTCTTGAAATCTTTAGCTACCAAAAATACCAAGGAATATACTTCATATTCCCAGAAAATGGTGTAGCATCTTgtattctatttaatatatatatatatatatatataaaatgcacatattatatatatatatacatatttttaatattattaaataaaatatttgatgcaaTATCATTTTGCAATGAAAGATTCAATTTTTGATGGAAAACTACGGGTACccaatattttacttttgggTTAAATACAATTGACCCCCTTACAATATATGAAATGAGTAAATACCCTTctgtaaaatttttttttagtaaattatcttctgtgtttcatttttcatagCAATGGTTTTGATAGAGgataatttgtttcatttttcaaaacacaaggagtaatttactattttatttttcacaaatttttttttattcatttagaagtaattacattttttccttttacttaTTCTATTTTTGCAATGAGTCTTTAGTTTCACGAGTTATGGAAAACATTAagtattcattaattatggaaaaaataaataaatcggGAGGGAAttagagaagagaagaaattaattagtggttgaatagttaattaattggatgGGCAAATGGCAAATGGAGAGTGGGCGGATATATGGGTAGAACATAGAAGATGTAGCATAGCAACCACATAGTCAGTATATAGACATGTCAAGACTTGAATGCTTCGGCGTGTTAgatttatatgtatgtatggtCGGCATCTCTATATATTAGCTTTTTAATGCATTCATTAATcacttttttaattagtttagaCTTTATACCCTTTGCCGACGTAATTAATTACTCTTCTTTTTGGGTTCTTTCCTTCCATTTTTCTTCCACTTTTGGTATCCATCTCTCATATTTCACATCATTACAGTTTGGAGCTTAATCAGTGGGCTTATCCCTTATAAGTCTTAAGGCTTCCACCTGCGTTCTATagtgaaatattttgtcaaaataaaattttaagactTATATAAAGTCAGAATGGACGATACACTGTGCAATGAAAAAACGATCAGGCGAAATTATTTGGTGTCTTATGTGGAAATGCGGTTATGTGTTCATGAGTTCATCCCAAATTTTTCGTTTGAGGGCTAATGGTTTTGTCACTGGTCCGTAATAGGCCATATATCGTAACAACAtgcaataaacaaatattatttatctataacATGCCATATAAAAGCGCTTAAAATGCGTAACAACAGCACATTTAAACTACAAATTacaatgaaaaaaaacaagtaataacaaatttacctATATATAAAGTAGGACATATATCGTATATCTGATGGTACTCGAACTCATAaccttatatttatttactgaaTCACAGCTTTAACCATCGTGCCAAAATTTTTGATTgagttaatttttcttaaaaaaattaaaattcctaCCAAGGCATAGGCTTCTCCCATAGTCTCAAGGGATTTTGAGTCTGTATTCTCTAATTTTGTCCATAAAATCTGATATAACTTACAAAGTTTAGATAACCCCAACTTAATATCCTATATATGCTAATTGtaatactaaaatttttattcaacattTGATTCCAAAAATATCATagctaaaatttaaaaactatagggattttaataaatttctcttccttcacaattattattattactactactactattagTGAACCTATAGGGAGTTGTCCTCATGAATTATGAAAGGTTTATTAGTGAACTTTGGGagatatattttagtatttgaatattaatatttttatattatttctgaaagagaaaaatggtattttagaaaatatgcaCATTTAGTGTACCGAATTCAAATCCTATGaaggaaatatataaaaataaataaataaataattttgaagaatAGAATGAATAATGTGGGGAAGTAGCTTAAGTGAAATGACACGTTGTTGAGTGTTCTCACATCAAGAATTGACTTGTGAGATGTTACAGCCCTTCCCATATCTTTGGTTTTAACATTATTAATGGATGTCGGCAACGTTCCTATTTATACACTCAAAGTGCAGAGTCGTTCACCCACTCATGCCCACAATATTCTGCTCCCACTGGGGGGAAGATAACAAGAAAACAATTCCTAATTTGTATCTGGCGTCTACATAAAAATAggttaaatgtattttacccctctataataattttaatatttaaaaaaaaattccatttttttaaaaaataaataaataaaataccctTTTAAAACATAAACTAGGCAAAAAAAACCACTCGAAGCTGGATGTGTTgtccacaaaaatatttttatttatcaatcgTTAGATACTTGATATAAATTAAGtctatatttaagtaatataaatCTAACatccaaatttatcaaattaatccaaaagttcaaatttaaccTAACAAATGTATggtctatatttttttttgatcaGTGGTTCAGagttaactatttatttatacaaataatatatatgtatattttcatgtttattttacacaaaatataataaaaagtaatttacctcaaTCAATTGCATTTGCATCTGGCTTCTGAAAAGCAGTGTAATTAGTGCCAAAAGTCGTGAGACAAGACTCCTCTTACTTGAAAAGGGATGATGATAGTAGTGTATGATGTGATGATGTCGCGTTTGAAAAAGTAGGAGGTCCCTTCCATAAACTCCTCATTGCTGGGTAGGAACCGTAGGATTAATAATGCGCTTTTGATTTCGTTTCCGTAGCAACTTTTCGTGTTACCCATTATGGGTTTTAAATTACATCATGTGAATCGTAACTGTCGGAAGCAACAAGAGTCGCAACCGCGACTTCTAGGCAATTGGGCGGAAGACCAAAACGCGCGACAGACTACTTATAGGCAAGGCGAAAAAGCCTGTTTTCCGTTGCCGGGACTCGAACCCGGGTCTCTCGGGTGAGAGCCGAGTATCCTAACCATCTAGACTACAACGGAGTTgtaatttgatctttttatcttaataatgGAAGCCCCTTGGAGTTGGGGCTAATGAGTGAGATTAATCCATCAATTAGTGTTTACAGTTGCTAGGGTTGAtaggaaaaattttaaaaccgCTCAAATTGCCAATTAATCGAATTGacctatttattataattttaattttttatgtatttgacTTTAATTATGCTGGTCGCATTTTGTTAgcttgttaaattttattagctttttaaCTAGTTTCAACGTCTTATGTTCTATGTAAGTGTTAAACCATCAAAATAGCATCAAACCACACTTTTGATTTGGTTTTGGAGATggcaatttgaaaaattattacataaagcCACCAATGATAATTCAATCAAACTGCACCATGATCCCCCCTAGATTTACCATTATTTTTACCTTGAAATATACCATTATGCTCTTCGTGTGGTTGTAAGGTCTATATCCCTTGTCTTTTCCCATAATCTCGTCAATGGATGTAaacttcaacaaaaaaaaaaatgactgaaaTTGCGAAAGTTAAAAAGATACAAGACGGAATGCTAcctataaaattgaaagatgaaaacaacaaataatttaaattacgacgccaaaaatacatttaaaccAAATGAAAACATACTAAGATGATATCTAAAGTTTTTACAAGAATTAATAAACGTTAAAGTCCTCGCACTGCATCATTCTCATCATCATATAAAGTCCCACAACAATTAAAGTGATCACATGCATACAAGTTACAATGTTAAATTTCCTCATCGCACCCCCAAATTGTATCACAAAGAAATTCCAATATCTGAAGCTACCGAAAGTTGCTCTCATCCTCATCACATCCATCTATCAATACCAATTAAAAATCCCACacaaaattattctatttccatttttgaactttatacaaaaaaaaaaaaaaattgcttaattatttaagtccgttcaaattttaagcCCATTTGATGATTGCCCAATTNNNNNNNNNNNNNNTTTTCCTccacttttttctattttctttcttttctcttttaccGCCTTCTATTTCCTCCCTTAtgcatttttaataatatatttaatgtccATCCATAACCCGCCATTAGCCTTTGTTGGATTAAGTATTTTCTTGCCAAAGTACTATATatgttcttattatttaatttatttaaaattgtgaaaagtGTTGGTGGTTTATAATGCATAATGTTGGTCTTTCTTGATTGTTACATAAAAacacttatattattttttatttttgttaatctcAACGTCTTATTTTcgttataaatattaaaacaactCAAAACTGTACAAAATCGTacctttgattttgattttaaaaataacaatttcaaaaattatttataaaatcaataataacaATTCAACTTGAAAATAACTTTGAAAAAACTGAAATCGCAACATGAGCACTCCTAATTTGTAAAATCGAGATTTTTGTGAACAGTCCTTCAATTCAAAGGGGCCAACAGCTATTCTTTTGATAGTGTAACTGGTAGAAGATCAAAAGCGTTGCGACTTTCTTGGCAACTGGGGGGAAGAACAAAACACGTGATGCTAATTCTAGGCCAAAAGGGTATTTCCGTTGCCGGGACTCGAACCCGGGTCTTTCGGGTGAGAGCCGAATATCCTAACCATCTAGACTACAACGGAATTATTACTTCTACCTCATTccttttcataaatttttagtttacgtaagattaaaaaaactgaatttttagtttaatttatttttagtaagataaaaaaaactctgaagttaagtttaatttatttttagtaagataaaataaaattctgaattttagtttaatttattgttaataaggaaaaaaaaattgacagtaGACGTAAACTATGTATAATGTGTACACAAAAGCATGAATCGCCAAATAGGCTTTTCTCATTCTCTGTATTAGCCTAAATTACacttgtattattattttttgtagtacAAATACggcaaattgtaatttatctacTTGTGATGCAAAAAATTGGTGTGagtgaaatttttatattagtatagcgGATGAGAAATAGAATTTGAGTAGGGAtggttgaaaatatataaagacatttttggtaaattaaaaaagatgtaTTGCGGTGTAAGTAATTGCTACTTGTGAGTGAGAAataagttttttgtttttttatctagatataaaatatattaataaaatagaaaaaaaaatttaaatttcttctcCAACACCCCCCTTCCGCCAACACCTCTCCCCTCATCCCGTTATAGCCCCCCTAATCACCCTTACCCCTCCCCCGcaaattttatcattcaattttatagttattatactattactttaataaaaaaattatataaatcacatGCAACTCACATGTTCATGCATTACTAGTATAATAAAGCATGCTAATTAACTCGATATCCTCATTACAACTTATAGTTTGTTACAAGAATACATGTCTTAGAATTTCATGGCCCTAAAAATCCTTAAAGATCACCGCATCATTCTGaatcatcatataattaaagtcCCATATATGACGATAAAAGTGATCACATGCATACAACTTACAATGTTAAATTTCCTCATCACACCTCCAAATTGTATCACAAAGAAATTCCAATGTCTGAAGCTACCGAAAGTTGGACTGATCTTCATCACATCCATCCATTAAACCAATTAAagtttcaaacaaaattattctatttCCATTTTTGAACTTCATAGGAACAAATactataatcataattttagctTTGAAATAGCTCAGCTTGTTGGTTTCTTGCCTTTGCCTTGATAGACTTGCAACATTGGTAACTTCTAAGCTAAGGTCTTTCCATCCACACCTGAGTTTGAACCACAACTTTTTGGCTAATCATGTTTTGTTATTACAGCACCGGCACTGTAGATAATTTCAGCATCAAATCTTCAAAAGTAAACGAAATgaaattgcatatatatatatatatatatatatgtccgTTTTAAGAATGCCTGGTTGAGTGATCAAGACGAGTCGTGCAAGGAGCACTTAATGAGTTGCTATATATTGTCAGCAATGAGACGTAATGTCAATGCGTGTAGACGACCTACTCtaacacaaaatataatatcaaggGACCTCAAATTCAATGCATATTGCCCTTCAGCAATTTTGACTAAGGCTAATCACAGATAACTAATTATAATGGTAGCCTAACCAAAGAGaagatattatttaaaatctttcaCTTAATCCTTTTATTAGCAAAGGGAAGTGTCACCTGTAAGATT
The window above is part of the Sesamum indicum cultivar Zhongzhi No. 13 linkage group LG2, S_indicum_v1.0, whole genome shotgun sequence genome. Proteins encoded here:
- the LOC105179370 gene encoding abscisic stress-ripening protein 3-like, which translates into the protein MAEEKHHHHLFHHHNEEEKPVEAVTYSETAYGSGGPGEYYETTETVGFNVPDQDKIDEYEKEKKHHKHKEHLGEMGAAAAGAFALYEKHEAKKDPEHKHRHKIEEEIAAAAAVGAGGYVFHEHHEKKEAKEEEEKAEGKKHHHLF